One genomic segment of Sanyastnella coralliicola includes these proteins:
- a CDS encoding ABC transporter permease has protein sequence MVSTLVAVLMLLPFFFLLSSTFGEETSNQWSILDSPGLTEWISNSIGLILGVGGLTCVLGVSLALLVTNYQFPGARFFRWALLMPLAIPSYIAAYVFHGIFEYTGPLHQLSMTFSDGWYLNIMNPWGLVIVLSLVLYPYVFSTTRVALQSRFASYYESARSLGLSSTQRFFKVLLPLLSPAIAGGVFLVMMEVLNDYGAMKYFGVPTFTTAIFTQWFSLGDKNGAIQLALMLFAIVGVLAVLESRFHRKHRVTESHRSRSSPPTVLSGWKSSLASAFCGFIFFIAFVAPVGYLLWLFSFAKRSRAVSEWFGLTTNSLITGIAGALTVLLLVLITQFVRQLVRGRFTFWIGKSISMGYAIPGAIIAIGVSAVAISFDRAFFDGLTLQGSILMLVFAYAVRFSGVAYQPLNAEAEKRSGRLFEAGRSLGKNSWALLKDLFIPLSRKGVLIAASLVAIDILKELPLTLILRPFNFDTLATKAFEYADDELLYQAALPSLSVILVGLIPVLLLNRLMRKP, from the coding sequence GTGGTGTCAACACTGGTTGCAGTGTTGATGCTTCTGCCCTTCTTTTTCTTGCTCTCTTCTACTTTCGGAGAAGAAACTTCGAACCAATGGTCTATTCTCGATAGTCCGGGACTAACCGAGTGGATTTCAAATTCTATTGGCCTCATCCTCGGTGTTGGCGGACTAACCTGTGTACTAGGTGTTTCCCTTGCATTGCTTGTTACGAATTACCAGTTCCCCGGTGCACGTTTCTTCCGATGGGCCTTGTTGATGCCACTAGCCATCCCAAGCTACATCGCGGCCTATGTATTCCATGGCATCTTCGAATACACTGGTCCACTGCATCAACTATCGATGACCTTCTCAGATGGCTGGTACTTGAATATTATGAACCCTTGGGGCTTGGTGATTGTCTTGTCGCTGGTTTTATATCCTTATGTTTTCAGTACCACCCGTGTCGCGTTGCAAAGCCGCTTCGCGTCGTATTATGAAAGTGCACGGTCGCTCGGACTCAGCTCCACACAACGATTCTTCAAGGTATTGCTCCCGTTACTTTCTCCTGCCATTGCCGGCGGAGTGTTCTTGGTGATGATGGAGGTGCTGAACGACTACGGCGCCATGAAGTACTTCGGTGTACCCACTTTCACCACGGCCATCTTCACCCAGTGGTTCAGTTTAGGCGATAAAAACGGCGCCATCCAATTGGCGCTCATGTTATTTGCCATCGTTGGGGTACTTGCTGTATTGGAGTCACGTTTCCACAGAAAGCATCGCGTTACGGAATCACACCGTTCTCGTTCCTCTCCCCCTACTGTTCTTAGTGGTTGGAAGTCTTCACTAGCGAGTGCATTTTGTGGGTTCATCTTCTTTATCGCTTTCGTAGCACCTGTGGGTTATCTGCTTTGGCTTTTCAGCTTCGCCAAACGTTCTCGTGCCGTCAGCGAATGGTTCGGCTTGACAACTAACAGCCTGATTACCGGAATCGCTGGAGCGTTAACTGTGCTCTTATTGGTACTCATCACACAGTTCGTTAGACAACTCGTTCGCGGACGATTCACATTTTGGATTGGGAAAAGTATCTCCATGGGATACGCCATTCCAGGCGCTATCATTGCTATTGGTGTCTCAGCCGTTGCCATTTCATTTGACCGTGCATTCTTCGATGGTTTGACCTTGCAAGGTTCCATCCTCATGTTGGTCTTCGCTTATGCCGTGCGTTTCTCTGGTGTTGCGTATCAACCACTCAATGCTGAGGCTGAGAAAAGATCAGGAAGACTATTCGAGGCTGGCAGAAGTCTTGGCAAGAATAGCTGGGCTTTACTTAAAGATCTATTTATCCCGCTATCGCGGAAAGGCGTGCTGATCGCAGCGTCACTGGTTGCGATTGATATTCTCAAGGAGCTTCCATTGACGTTGATTTTACGTCCGTTCAACTTTGACACCCTGGCCACCAAGGCTTTCGAATATGCTGATGACGAGTTACTCTATCAAGCAGCCCTTCCTTCATTGTCAGTTATTCTAGTTGGATTGATTCCGGTACTTTTGCTCAATCGCTTGATGCGGAAACCATGA
- a CDS encoding tetratricopeptide repeat protein, whose amino-acid sequence MNRKELIEQMLKDDPNDPFLHYGLALEQLREDDKKSARITFEHLIDSFPDYLPTYYHLGQLLEKLGHDDQALAIYHKGSDLAGKQRDLKTKAEIDEAIWELEE is encoded by the coding sequence ATGAATCGAAAGGAGCTCATAGAACAGATGCTCAAAGATGATCCGAATGACCCTTTTTTGCATTACGGATTAGCGCTTGAACAGCTCAGAGAAGACGATAAAAAAAGTGCCCGAATTACCTTCGAGCACTTAATTGATTCGTTTCCCGACTATCTCCCTACCTATTATCATTTGGGCCAACTGCTAGAGAAACTTGGTCATGATGATCAAGCGCTAGCGATCTACCACAAAGGCAGCGATTTGGCAGGGAAGCAACGCGATCTCAAAACAAAAGCCGAGATAGACGAAGCTATTTGGGAACTTGAGGAGTAG
- a CDS encoding DUF4625 domain-containing protein, with amino-acid sequence MKINNILFVLFIGLTLAACKNETDEENPVISAVRINGTTVTSNAVIEAGTDMTLQINMTDNDELNQLKIDLHPNEDGHSHEEEGGEEADGEWEVLSIINLEGTSDTYSNTYSVPTNARGEWHLLVDVLDKEGNESTQVFVDIDVENDIIPLIEVTSVNGAEVDDEIDAAEGDVLMFQGTISDASGLADAHIEILDEDGNLLVEEELAVGGATSFDMNGASITVPAFATDHLELHIHAEDNDGHEDEWSVELHND; translated from the coding sequence ATGAAAATCAATAACATTCTATTTGTACTATTCATCGGTCTAACGCTGGCTGCTTGTAAAAACGAAACTGACGAGGAGAACCCAGTAATTAGCGCTGTACGTATCAATGGAACGACGGTGACGTCAAACGCAGTAATTGAAGCTGGAACAGACATGACACTTCAAATCAATATGACTGACAACGACGAGCTAAATCAGTTAAAAATCGACCTTCACCCGAACGAAGACGGACACTCACATGAAGAAGAAGGTGGAGAAGAAGCTGATGGAGAATGGGAAGTACTGTCAATCATCAACCTTGAAGGTACAAGCGATACTTACTCAAACACATATAGCGTGCCTACAAACGCGCGTGGTGAATGGCACCTGCTTGTTGACGTACTTGACAAAGAAGGAAACGAGTCTACTCAAGTATTCGTTGACATCGACGTTGAGAACGACATCATTCCATTGATCGAAGTAACGTCTGTAAACGGAGCAGAGGTTGATGATGAAATCGACGCTGCAGAAGGAGATGTGTTGATGTTCCAAGGTACCATCTCTGATGCTTCAGGATTGGCTGACGCTCACATCGAAATCCTAGACGAAGACGGAAACCTTCTTGTTGAAGAAGAACTAGCCGTAGGTGGTGCAACATCATTCGACATGAATGGTGCAAGCATTACAGTTCCTGCATTCGCTACTGATCACCTCGAACTTCACATTCACGCTGAAGACAACGATGGTCATGAGGATGAGTGGAGTGTAGAGCTGCATAACGACTAA
- the tsaD gene encoding tRNA (adenosine(37)-N6)-threonylcarbamoyltransferase complex transferase subunit TsaD, whose translation MQPLILAIESSCDDTSAAVLRGNEVLSNVVANQEVHELYGGVVPELASREHQKHILPVVNAALVKAGVDKKELDAIAYTRGPGLLGSLLVGASFAKSLALALDIPLLEVHHMHAHILAHFIHDGNAALPELPMLCLTVSGGHTQLVVVHETTQMEVIGETIDDAAGEAFDKIAKIMGLPYPGGPLIDKYAKDGDPLRFQFSHPKTDGLNFSFSGLKTAVLYFLRDAVKKEPDFVKENLADICASVQYTIVSILLNRLKQAAEQQQITTLALAGGVSANSELRRRFEELGDENDWKTFIPDFSYCTDNAAMIGIAGLQLFLAEKYGALGNAPSARWTF comes from the coding sequence ATGCAACCGCTCATCCTCGCCATTGAATCAAGTTGTGACGATACTTCTGCCGCTGTTTTACGCGGAAACGAAGTGTTGAGCAATGTGGTGGCCAATCAAGAAGTACACGAACTCTACGGCGGAGTGGTGCCTGAATTGGCTAGTCGAGAGCATCAGAAGCACATTCTACCGGTCGTAAATGCTGCGTTGGTGAAGGCCGGCGTTGACAAGAAGGAGCTTGATGCCATTGCGTATACCCGCGGACCAGGCTTGCTTGGATCCTTGCTCGTGGGAGCTTCTTTTGCGAAGAGTTTGGCGTTGGCGCTAGATATTCCATTGCTTGAGGTGCATCACATGCATGCGCATATTTTGGCTCATTTTATCCACGATGGGAACGCTGCGCTTCCTGAACTGCCAATGCTATGCTTGACAGTAAGTGGTGGACATACTCAACTGGTGGTTGTGCACGAAACGACTCAAATGGAAGTCATCGGAGAAACCATCGATGACGCGGCTGGAGAGGCCTTCGATAAGATTGCAAAGATTATGGGATTGCCTTATCCAGGTGGGCCATTGATTGACAAATACGCCAAAGACGGAGATCCATTGCGCTTTCAATTCTCACATCCGAAGACAGATGGGCTCAACTTCAGCTTTAGTGGTTTGAAAACAGCCGTACTCTACTTTCTTCGTGATGCCGTAAAGAAAGAGCCTGATTTCGTGAAAGAGAACTTAGCCGACATCTGCGCTTCTGTGCAGTACACCATTGTTTCTATCCTCTTGAATCGCCTCAAACAAGCGGCGGAGCAACAACAGATCACTACGCTTGCGCTTGCTGGTGGTGTCAGTGCAAACAGTGAATTACGTCGACGTTTCGAGGAATTAGGAGACGAAAACGATTGGAAAACCTTTATCCCAGACTTCAGCTACTGCACAGACAATGCAGCCATGATTGGCATTGCCGGACTCCAGCTCTTTCTAGCCGAGAAATACGGCGCGCTAGGGAATGCCCCAAGTGCCCGTTGGACTTTCTAA
- a CDS encoding TonB-dependent receptor translates to MIKYLVWSLLCFIAVGSTAQVTVSGHVYDNRTQEPLAFATIALGDQIFNADAEGHWSLKANPGEYAIRITHIGYDSLVDSVVVESSSLHLDFGLHESLSALGEVVVAADGEEDSEYLPMIKAELQKISEIQIVYSSPNASALLGEFPGVRSIKTGSNAGQPSVRGLYGARIGFVVDGLPLQFQQWGDDHGLGVDSWQLERVSLVKGGSALTYGPRASAGAITVSPNPMLDSSGVAVNVFSRFSSVNDQFEYGGALNWRFSKFQLDVTAGVRQNDNLKVPAESFEYLSRRLPILNGQLKNTDGKSISGQARLRWVNKKGGGRITYRGYYDRYGLFPGIIGIPDVNDLREESESRLDDLPSMDIQSHSIVYRGFRELSPGKELVFIGALQQIDRLELGEPHSHGNAPVPDSEIALSIQTQTASSSVFWRKRAGNYKLNTGFQIELNEEQTSGYEHLVPSSNYWQAGAFAAVNEYKIGKYELSAGWRLDASQVNVDGFTEPVYNEVQEIVGSNTRSIEVDQTWVIWGANLLITRKYDAHRDLQVQLAKTSRFPTAYELSANGIHHGTFRHEKGNSSIKPENGYQADAQWRYFGGMNSFSAAGFAGAYRNFIYLKPAAEFSELPEAGQLYKFDAARVFRYGGEFNYTQSILKRKVDLSQDLELVYAYRLDDGLALPFTPPVRSRTSVVYHWIERTNPNRLDFRASATYTAAQNQVARNEERTSDYLLWDVAIIGCIAERITESDVKKKKYGQDYYIEAAFSVNNLFDRKYIDHLSRYNLLDLPEAGRNFSISLRGYFN, encoded by the coding sequence ATGATCAAATATCTCGTTTGGTCCTTGCTGTGTTTTATCGCAGTAGGGAGCACAGCGCAGGTAACGGTCTCTGGTCACGTTTATGATAATCGCACTCAAGAACCGTTAGCCTTCGCTACGATTGCTTTGGGTGATCAGATATTTAACGCTGACGCGGAAGGACATTGGTCGCTAAAAGCAAATCCCGGAGAATACGCTATCCGGATTACACATATTGGTTACGATTCACTCGTAGATTCTGTTGTTGTCGAATCCTCTTCGCTTCACCTTGACTTTGGCTTGCACGAAAGTTTGTCAGCCCTAGGAGAGGTGGTTGTAGCCGCGGATGGGGAAGAAGACAGCGAATATTTGCCTATGATCAAAGCAGAACTGCAGAAGATCTCAGAGATTCAAATCGTATACAGCAGTCCGAATGCCTCTGCACTCCTCGGAGAATTCCCTGGAGTTCGGAGCATCAAAACAGGATCAAATGCTGGCCAACCTTCGGTGCGTGGTTTATATGGCGCACGGATTGGATTCGTGGTTGATGGACTCCCATTGCAATTCCAGCAGTGGGGAGACGATCACGGACTCGGTGTGGATTCTTGGCAGTTAGAAAGAGTGTCTTTGGTGAAAGGAGGCAGTGCGCTTACCTATGGCCCACGCGCTTCCGCAGGTGCAATTACAGTTTCACCAAATCCGATGCTTGATTCCTCAGGGGTGGCGGTCAATGTCTTCTCCCGCTTCAGCAGCGTGAATGATCAGTTCGAATATGGAGGTGCATTGAATTGGCGCTTCAGCAAGTTTCAATTAGATGTTACCGCAGGTGTACGACAGAACGACAATCTGAAGGTACCTGCTGAGTCATTTGAGTATTTGTCAAGAAGGTTGCCAATTCTGAACGGACAACTTAAAAACACGGATGGGAAGAGTATCTCAGGTCAAGCCAGACTACGTTGGGTAAACAAGAAAGGCGGTGGGAGAATCACCTACCGAGGTTACTATGATCGCTATGGTCTATTCCCAGGCATTATTGGCATTCCCGATGTAAACGACTTAAGAGAAGAATCCGAATCAAGGCTGGATGATCTTCCGTCAATGGATATTCAATCGCACTCCATAGTCTACCGTGGCTTTAGAGAGCTATCTCCTGGGAAGGAGCTCGTTTTCATTGGAGCCTTGCAACAAATTGATCGCTTAGAACTTGGAGAACCACATAGCCATGGGAATGCTCCTGTGCCAGACTCTGAAATTGCTTTGTCGATTCAGACACAGACAGCAAGTAGCTCTGTTTTTTGGCGAAAGCGAGCGGGGAATTACAAGTTGAATACAGGTTTCCAAATTGAGCTGAACGAAGAACAAACCAGCGGATATGAGCATTTGGTGCCATCTTCTAACTATTGGCAAGCCGGTGCTTTCGCTGCAGTCAATGAATATAAGATTGGGAAATACGAATTGTCTGCCGGCTGGCGATTGGATGCTTCTCAGGTGAACGTAGATGGGTTCACTGAACCTGTTTACAATGAGGTTCAAGAGATTGTAGGTTCCAATACCCGCAGTATCGAAGTAGATCAAACCTGGGTGATCTGGGGTGCGAATCTTTTGATTACACGCAAGTACGATGCCCACAGAGATCTTCAAGTACAATTGGCTAAAACATCGAGATTCCCAACAGCTTACGAACTATCTGCGAACGGTATCCACCACGGTACATTCCGTCATGAGAAAGGCAATTCTTCGATCAAGCCAGAGAATGGCTACCAGGCTGATGCTCAATGGAGATATTTCGGAGGCATGAACTCATTTAGTGCTGCAGGATTTGCTGGAGCATACCGCAATTTCATTTACCTGAAACCAGCTGCCGAGTTCAGTGAACTTCCTGAGGCAGGTCAGCTGTACAAATTCGATGCAGCTAGAGTATTCAGGTATGGGGGAGAATTTAATTACACGCAATCTATTCTTAAACGAAAAGTTGACCTCAGCCAAGATCTAGAGTTAGTATATGCATATCGATTAGATGATGGATTGGCCTTGCCTTTCACACCTCCAGTACGTTCACGAACGAGTGTCGTGTACCACTGGATCGAAAGAACCAATCCAAACCGTCTTGATTTCCGCGCTAGCGCTACCTATACCGCCGCGCAAAATCAAGTTGCTAGAAACGAAGAGAGAACAAGTGACTACTTACTGTGGGACGTTGCCATCATTGGTTGTATCGCGGAAAGAATCACTGAGAGTGATGTCAAAAAGAAGAAGTACGGACAAGACTACTATATCGAAGCGGCCTTTTCTGTCAACAACTTATTTGACCGGAAATACATCGACCATCTCAGTCGATACAACCTGCTCGACCTCCCAGAGGCCGGACGAAATTTCAGCATCTCATTGAGGGGCTATTTCAATTAA
- the ung gene encoding uracil-DNA glycosylase: protein MNVRIEEGWKEKLQQEFEKEYFTSLTEFIKQEYSTTRCFPPGSQIFSAFDHCHFDNVKVVILGQDPYIRPGQANGMCFSVADGIQHPPSLQNIFKEINEDLGIPAPASGDLSRWAKQGVFLLNATLTVREGQSGSHQGQGWEQFTDAVIHAINDGSDHVVFMLWGSFAQKKASFVDQTKHLVLKAPHPSPLSAYRGFFGCKHFSKANAWLESKGKGKINW from the coding sequence ATGAATGTACGGATCGAAGAAGGGTGGAAGGAAAAACTCCAGCAAGAGTTTGAAAAAGAGTACTTCACGAGCTTAACGGAGTTCATAAAGCAAGAGTATTCAACCACGCGCTGTTTTCCTCCAGGAAGTCAAATTTTTAGTGCCTTTGATCATTGTCACTTTGATAATGTCAAAGTCGTTATACTCGGACAAGACCCTTATATCCGTCCTGGACAGGCCAATGGAATGTGCTTTTCGGTAGCAGACGGCATCCAACATCCGCCATCGTTGCAGAACATCTTTAAAGAGATTAATGAGGACTTGGGCATTCCGGCTCCTGCCAGCGGCGACTTATCTCGTTGGGCTAAGCAAGGAGTTTTCCTTCTGAATGCGACACTTACAGTTAGGGAAGGACAGTCAGGAAGCCATCAAGGTCAAGGTTGGGAGCAATTCACTGATGCTGTGATACATGCCATTAATGACGGTTCTGATCACGTTGTATTTATGTTGTGGGGCAGTTTCGCACAAAAGAAGGCATCTTTTGTTGACCAAACGAAACACTTGGTATTGAAGGCGCCACACCCTTCACCACTGTCTGCCTACCGTGGGTTCTTTGGATGTAAGCACTTTTCAAAAGCCAACGCTTGGCTGGAGTCCAAAGGAAAAGGAAAAATTAACTGGTAG
- a CDS encoding DEAD/DEAH box helicase encodes MVNALIEKLGKAEGKKLYDYQELAIEQIFERFRKYPNNYNLAFQLPTGGGKTVIFSELAKRFILETNKKVLILTHRIELLGQTSKMLADIGVSNKIINSKVKDLPDEDEHLCFVAMVETLNNRLNEEKILLKDLGLVIVDEAHYNSFRKLFKFFENQIILGVTATPLSSNIKLPLKDNYHELIVGESIKSLVERGFLAKAHSYSYDVSLRSLKVGINGDYTVSSSERLYGNYFMQEKLLYAYEEKAKGTKTLIFNNGINTSKQVNALFNEAGYECKHLDNTHSEKEREEILTWFREKPDAILSSVSILTTGFDEPEVRTVILNRATKSLTLYHQMIGRGSRVLPKKKDFHIIDLGNNARRFGLWDSHINWQEIFRAPNSFIDGLYSDEEIEKEFVYEMPKELREKFKNSEIGTFNVKEKYVELTRDGARPREVIDACIEDHKRMVVENSEDLWDGLELIQLLEKDIEYRVKHYSYCISKTTESYLSWLQQEYRRKLETSVRRHFGY; translated from the coding sequence ATGGTAAATGCGCTGATCGAAAAGCTTGGAAAAGCAGAAGGAAAGAAACTTTATGATTATCAGGAACTTGCGATCGAACAGATCTTTGAGCGTTTTCGCAAATACCCTAATAACTACAACCTAGCATTCCAGCTACCAACAGGTGGTGGAAAGACGGTTATCTTCTCTGAGCTTGCGAAGCGTTTCATTCTAGAAACGAATAAAAAGGTGCTTATCCTGACGCACCGTATCGAGCTTCTTGGTCAAACTTCTAAGATGTTGGCCGATATCGGTGTCAGCAACAAAATCATCAACAGCAAGGTCAAAGACCTTCCAGACGAAGATGAACATCTTTGTTTCGTTGCGATGGTGGAGACGCTTAACAACCGACTCAACGAAGAGAAGATCTTGTTGAAAGACCTCGGACTTGTTATTGTCGATGAGGCGCACTACAACTCATTCAGAAAGCTCTTTAAGTTCTTCGAGAACCAGATCATTCTGGGTGTAACTGCTACTCCTCTTAGTTCGAACATCAAGCTTCCATTGAAAGACAATTACCATGAGTTAATTGTGGGTGAGTCGATCAAGAGCTTGGTTGAACGTGGATTCCTTGCGAAGGCACATAGCTACAGCTACGATGTGAGCCTTCGTTCATTGAAGGTGGGTATCAACGGTGACTACACAGTTTCGTCTTCTGAGAGACTCTACGGTAACTACTTCATGCAAGAGAAGCTACTCTATGCTTATGAAGAAAAGGCCAAGGGTACTAAGACGTTGATCTTCAACAACGGAATCAATACCTCGAAGCAAGTCAATGCCTTGTTCAACGAGGCAGGCTACGAGTGTAAACACTTAGATAATACGCATTCTGAAAAAGAGCGTGAAGAGATCCTAACGTGGTTCCGTGAGAAACCAGATGCCATTCTATCTTCTGTGAGTATCCTAACTACTGGATTTGATGAACCGGAAGTTCGTACCGTGATTCTAAACCGTGCTACGAAGTCATTGACGCTGTATCACCAGATGATCGGACGTGGTTCTCGTGTGCTGCCTAAAAAGAAAGACTTCCACATCATCGACTTGGGTAACAACGCACGTCGTTTCGGATTGTGGGATAGCCATATCAACTGGCAAGAGATCTTCCGAGCTCCAAACTCATTCATTGACGGTCTTTACTCAGACGAGGAGATTGAAAAGGAGTTCGTTTATGAAATGCCAAAAGAGCTTCGCGAGAAATTCAAGAACTCTGAAATCGGCACCTTCAACGTAAAGGAAAAGTACGTAGAGCTAACAAGAGACGGTGCTCGTCCACGTGAGGTGATTGATGCTTGCATCGAAGATCACAAGCGCATGGTGGTAGAGAACAGTGAGGATCTTTGGGATGGCCTTGAATTGATTCAACTTCTCGAGAAAGACATTGAATACCGCGTGAAGCATTACTCTTACTGTATCTCTAAGACCACAGAGAGCTACCTTTCATGGCTTCAACAGGAGTACCGACGTAAGTTGGAGACTTCAGTGCGACGCCATTTTGGGTACTAA
- a CDS encoding ABC transporter ATP-binding protein, whose product MSYLHIDHIDHAYGRHQVLFDCSFQMEEGQILSLLGESGSGKTTMLRLIAGFERPKKGAIHIAGDALADDSTFILPEHRDIGLVFQDYALFPHLTVEKNLKLAQKKGDSTDIRAWLKAVGLEGMESRKPDQLSGGQQQRVAIARALAARPKLLLLDEPFSNIDESLKFSFRTELKEILKKQSISAIFVTHDTKDALAIADKVVILKDGEIRQSASPEDIYRTPSDRYVAGLLGPYNVVQEHNDACTIIRAEHVRVDDQGAHQGEVKQCLFQGEQYLLIASSNNQEWVVCSNTAHAPGNTIRFRASEENQLKVSNR is encoded by the coding sequence ATGAGTTACCTCCACATAGATCATATCGACCACGCCTATGGGCGTCATCAAGTCTTGTTCGACTGTTCTTTCCAAATGGAGGAAGGACAGATCTTATCGCTCCTTGGAGAAAGCGGAAGCGGAAAGACAACGATGTTGCGTTTGATCGCTGGTTTTGAACGACCAAAAAAAGGAGCGATTCACATTGCGGGTGATGCATTGGCTGATGATTCTACCTTCATATTACCAGAGCATCGTGATATTGGCTTGGTATTCCAAGACTATGCCTTGTTCCCTCACCTAACGGTGGAAAAGAACCTGAAGCTCGCACAAAAGAAAGGCGATAGTACCGACATACGCGCCTGGCTAAAGGCTGTTGGCCTCGAAGGCATGGAGTCTCGTAAACCAGACCAACTCAGTGGAGGACAGCAACAGCGTGTTGCCATCGCTCGTGCGCTAGCTGCTCGACCGAAGCTGCTTTTGTTGGATGAGCCGTTCAGCAACATTGATGAATCGCTGAAGTTCAGTTTTAGAACGGAATTGAAAGAGATTCTAAAGAAGCAATCCATCAGCGCCATCTTTGTGACACACGACACCAAAGATGCTTTAGCTATTGCTGACAAAGTGGTGATTCTAAAAGATGGTGAGATTCGCCAATCTGCCTCTCCTGAAGATATTTACCGAACTCCAAGCGATCGTTATGTCGCTGGACTTTTAGGTCCGTATAATGTAGTGCAAGAGCATAACGATGCTTGCACTATCATTCGTGCAGAGCATGTGCGAGTAGATGATCAAGGAGCACATCAAGGAGAAGTAAAGCAATGCCTTTTTCAAGGAGAGCAATACCTCCTCATAGCTTCATCCAACAATCAAGAATGGGTGGTTTGCAGCAATACGGCGCACGCACCTGGTAACACTATCCGATTCCGCGCTAGCGAAGAGAATCAACTGAAGGTAAGTAACCGATGA
- a CDS encoding SRPBCC domain-containing protein — protein sequence MKLKTENIFQVVEVKASPSDIYDLLLDETTHSAFTNKSATIDAREGGNFAFCNNNHQGYFIRLIKNKRIILAWTHRRFPKNHYTIVDLTLERLENDGTRISLNQLGVPESCDGWLTEAWRKTYWEPLEQFVLEEEFSEA from the coding sequence ATGAAGTTAAAGACGGAAAACATCTTTCAGGTGGTCGAGGTAAAAGCCAGCCCATCAGATATTTACGACCTACTTCTAGACGAAACCACGCATTCGGCGTTCACAAACAAGTCGGCAACGATCGACGCTAGAGAAGGTGGGAACTTCGCGTTCTGCAATAACAATCACCAAGGATATTTCATCCGATTGATAAAGAACAAGCGCATCATCCTCGCATGGACGCATCGCCGTTTCCCGAAGAATCATTACACCATTGTTGATCTTACACTAGAACGACTAGAAAACGATGGAACTCGTATTTCCCTTAATCAACTAGGAGTACCTGAGTCATGTGATGGTTGGTTAACAGAAGCGTGGCGAAAAACGTACTGGGAACCACTCGAGCAATTTGTGCTCGAAGAAGAATTTAGTGAAGCATAG